From a single Lolium rigidum isolate FL_2022 chromosome 7, APGP_CSIRO_Lrig_0.1, whole genome shotgun sequence genomic region:
- the LOC124677959 gene encoding probable cinnamyl alcohol dehydrogenase 6, which yields MEVTPNHTQAVSGWAAMDASGEVVPFSFKRRETGVDDVTIKVQYCGMCHTDLHFIKNAWGITMYPVVPGHEITGVVAKVGTNVSGFRPGDRVGVGCIAASCLDCDHCRRSEENYCDKVTLTYNGIFWDGSVTYGGYSNMIVAHKRFLVKIPDSLPLDAAAPLLCAGITVYSPMKQHGMLLGEEGRSLGVVGLGGLGHVAVKFGKAFGLRVTVISTSPAKEREARESLKADDFVLSTNDKHMQAMARSLDYVIDTVSAQHSLGPILELLKVNGKLVLVAAPDKPVELPSFPLIFGKRTVSGSMTGGMKETQEMMDLCGEHNITCDIELVSTDRINEALARLERNDVRYRFVVDIAGNGSKL from the exons ATGGAGGTGACCCCGAACCACACACAGGCCGTGAGCGGGTGGGCGGCCATggacgcgtccggcgaggtcgTGCCCTTCTCCTTCAAGCGGCGCGAGACCGGCGTCGACGACGTGACCATCAAGGTGCAGTACTGCGGCATGTGCCAcaccgacctccacttcatcaagaACGCGTGGGGCATCACCATGTACCCCGTCGTGCCCGGCCACGAGATCACCGGCGTCGTCGCCAAGGTCGGCACCAACGTGTCCGGGTTTAGGCCTGGCGACCGCGTCGGCGTCGGCTGCATCGCCGCGTCCTGCCTCGACTGCGACCACTGCCGCCGGTCCGAGGAGAACTACTGCGACAAGGTCACCCTCACCTACAACGGCATCTTCTGGGACGGTAGCGTCACCTACGGCGGCTACTCCAACATGATCGTCGCGCACAAGAGGTTCCTCGTCAAAATCCCCGACAGCCTGCCGCTcgatgccgccgcgccgctgcTCTGCGCCGGGATCACCGTGTACAGCCCCATGAAGCAGCACGGAATGCTGCTGGGCGAGGAAGGCCGGAGCCTCGGGGTGGTCGGGCTGGGCGGGCTCGGACACGTCGCCGTCAAGTTCGGCAAGGCCTTCGGGCTCCGCGTCACCGTCATCAGCACCTCGCCGGCAAAAGAGCGCGAGGCCAGGGAGAGCCTCAAGGCCGACGACTTCGTCCTCAGCACCAACGACAAGCACATGCAG GCAATGGCGAGGAGCCTCGACTATGTCATCGACACGGTCTCGGCGCAGCACTCGCTGGGCCCTATCCTGGAGCTGCTCAAGGTGAACGGCAAGCTGGTGCTAGTGGCTGCCCCCGACAAGCCCGTGGAGCTGCCGTCGTTTCCGCTTATCTTCGGGAAGAGGACGGTGAGTGGGAGCATGACGGGAGGCATGAAGGAGACGCAGGAGATGATGGACCTCTGCGGGGAGCACAACATCACCTGCGACATCGAGCTTGTCTCCACCGACAGGATCAACGAGGCGCTAGCACGGCTCGAGCGCAACGACGTCCGCTACCGATTCGTGGTCGATATTGCAGGGAACGGCTCAAAGCTCTAG